The genomic region CTAGAGCAGCCCGCGCAGCGACAGCCAGTACATCTCGTTGTAGGCCAGCTTGAACCAGTGGATCATGGCGGCCGGCGCGGTCGGCCGGGGCGGGGTCTTGTAGTCGAAGGCGACGTAGGTGGCTTCCTCCAGGCCCGCCTCGATGAAGCAGAAGACCTTGCCGTCGTAAAGGACGGTGGGCGGCTCGCCACGCAGCTCGTGGACCAGGTTCCTGGCCACCACCTCGGACTCGTAGTGGGCCACCGAGCCGGCCTTGGAGATGGGCAGGTCCGTCGCGTCGCCCAGCACGTAGATCCGCTCCTGGCCCTTCATCTTCAGCGTCTTGGGGTCGGTGGGGAGCCAGCCCTCGTTGTCGGCCAAGCCCGAGTCCCGGACCACCTTCGCGCCCACGTGCGGCGGGATGGCGACCAGCAGGTCGTACTCCATCTCCTCTCCCTCCAGGGTGCTCACCTTGTGGGCGTCGGGGTCGACGCTCTCCATGTTGAAGAAGGTCTCGCCGCGGATGTTCCGCTCCGCGAAGACCCGGGCGGTCCAGTCGGCCACCGGCTGGACGGTGTGGAGCCGGGCGATGGGGTAGGTGTAGACCAGCTCCGTCTTCTCGCGCAGGCCTGCGCGCCGGAGATAGTCGTCCAGGATGAACATGAACTCCAGGGGGGCCACCGGGCACTTGTGCGGCACCCCGATGGTCATCAGGACGCGGCCGCCCTGGAAGCCCTGGAGCGCCTTGCGGAGGCGGAGCGCCTCCTCCGTGGTGTAGAAGGAGTACCCGCCCTGTCGGAGCCCCGGGATGGCGTCCAGGTCGGGGTGCGACCCGGTGGCGATGACCAGGAAGTCATACTCCACCCGCCTCCCGCTGGCGCATTCCACCACCCGCTTCTCGGGCGCGATGCGCACGGCGGGATCGACGATCAGCTGGACGCCGGGAAGGGTGAGCTGCCGCTGCGGGCGGAAGAAGCCGTCGGGCTGCGCCTGGTCCAGGGCGATGTAGAGGAGGCCCGGCTGGTAGAGATGACGGTCGCTGTCGCTGATGAGGAGGATTTCCAGCTCGCCGCGGTCCAGCTCCTGGCGCATCATGCGGGCCAGACGGTTGGCGGCCATGAGGCCGCCGTCGCCCGCACCGAGGAAGACCACTCGCTGCGTCATCGTCCCACGCTCCTTTGAAATCCCAAGGCGTTATAGCGCCTTCCGTACCCCCGGGGGCATCGGGTGACGGACCCACATGACGGCCGCCTTAGGGCGGAGATCCTAGGGCGGCCACCGGACGGCAGCGGGCCCCGGGC from Bacillota bacterium harbors:
- a CDS encoding FAD/NAD(P)-binding oxidoreductase; amino-acid sequence: MTQRVVFLGAGDGGLMAANRLARMMRQELDRGELEILLISDSDRHLYQPGLLYIALDQAQPDGFFRPQRQLTLPGVQLIVDPAVRIAPEKRVVECASGRRVEYDFLVIATGSHPDLDAIPGLRQGGYSFYTTEEALRLRKALQGFQGGRVLMTIGVPHKCPVAPLEFMFILDDYLRRAGLREKTELVYTYPIARLHTVQPVADWTARVFAERNIRGETFFNMESVDPDAHKVSTLEGEEMEYDLLVAIPPHVGAKVVRDSGLADNEGWLPTDPKTLKMKGQERIYVLGDATDLPISKAGSVAHYESEVVARNLVHELRGEPPTVLYDGKVFCFIEAGLEEATYVAFDYKTPPRPTAPAAMIHWFKLAYNEMYWLSLRGLL